A part of Aspergillus flavus chromosome 1, complete sequence genomic DNA contains:
- a CDS encoding dehydrogenase with different specificitie (short-chain dehydrogenase), whose translation MEAKASNENFKLENLFNVKGKVALITGGGSGIGLMATQALAVNGAKVYITGRTGEKLDRVAELYNKNIQGEIIPITSDITDKSSVDKLVQEISSREKYLSILINNAGISSSTQTTEKEDPKELRKELFESSALDPKEWDDVYRTNVTQLFMTTTAFLPLLQKGSEQEKGWSSTVINISSISGIVKVSQHHFAYNASKAAAIHLTKMLAHEVASSGLRIRVNNIAPGVFPSEMTAGESDEKQKSEIPKEKYEGKVPAARPGKDEDMANAVLFSTTNQYLNGQTIVVDGGYVLAAGTV comes from the exons ATGGAGGCCAAGGCAAGCAATGAGAACTTCAAGCTGGAGAACCTCTTTAATGTTAAGGGCAAAG TTGCCCTTATTACAGGAGGAGGCTCGGGTATCGGGTTGATGGCCACTCAAGCTCTGGCCGTCAACGGAGCCAAGGTCTACATCACAGGTCGAACTGGCGAGAAGCTCGACCGCGTTGCAGAATTATACAACAAGAACATCCAGGGCGAGATCATCCCCATCACATCCGACATCACAGATAAGAGCTCAGTCGACAAGCTGGTGCAAGAGATCTCCTCGCGCGAAAAGTACCTCTCCATCCTGATTAACAACGCCGGCATCAGCAGTTCGACCCAGACgacggagaaggaggatCCTAAGGAGCTGCGCAAGGAGTTGTTCGAGAGTAGTGCGCTTGACCCCAAGGAGTGGGATGATGTGTACCGCACAAACGTTACGCAACTCTTCATGACTACTACTGCATTTTTGCCGTTGCTTCAGAAGGGCTCCGAGCAGGAGAAGGGCTGGTCTAGCACCGTGATTAATATTTCGTCCATTTCGGGTATTGTCAAGGTGTCGCAGCATCATTTCGCTTATAATGCGTCGAAGGCTGCTGCTATCCATTTGACTAAGATGCTGGCGCATGAGGTTGCTTCGTCTGGTCTGCGGATTCGCGTGAATAACATCGCTCCAGGTGTTTTCCCTAGTGAGATGACGGCTGGTGAGAGTGatgagaagcagaagagcGAAATCCCTAAGGAGAAGTATGAGGGTAAGGTTCCTGCTGCTCGTCCTGGtaaggatgaggatatggcCAATGCCGTGCTCTTCTCTACCACCAACCAGTATCTCAATGGACAGACTATTGTGGTAGATGGAGGATATGTGTTGGCGGCTGGAACCGTCTAA
- a CDS encoding serine/threonine protein kinase (checkpoint kinase) produces MSQLQNSYGTCTTHRHQLKLKFPEHKSSLKLLSALTFPNVLARCWLPRESTDDEERQTLLTPSSTAPSTLTERYGLSTIILHYGVHSSVRVCTRKSPSAGASRQLHVVKILRRSSDALVRATQRFEQSLSSAVSHPNLLQTIDVLQNEHGETCLVMDYCAGGNLNALIATAEDSIDALQADCFFKQIMRAVTYLHDNAIAHRGLKTENILLTAHGAVKVADFGSAEWLLDEVADGVHAENRIRLQLSSLYSPRKLRGSIPYLPPEEFSNYATVDPRAGDVWAAGLVYMAMRCGRLLWRMPCADEDGGYSAYLRGRQTYDGYPPIEALEETRCRNVIYAMLHPDPVRRIKASEVLRSEWVYYVQVCDAGEIGW; encoded by the exons ATGTCCCAGTTACAAAATTCCTACGGTACATGCACTACCCATCGTCATCAACTGAAACTGAAATTCCCCGAACATAAATCAAGCCTTAAATTGCTCTCCGCATTGACATTTCCGAATGTCCTAGCACGCTGCTGGTTACCCAGAGAATCAActgatgacgaagaaagacagactTTATTGACTCCCTCTTCTACTGCTCCTTCGACATTAACAGAGCGATACGGTCTATCCACCATCATTCTGCACTACGGCGTCCACAGCTCCGTAAGAGTATGTACACGGAAATCTCCATCTGCGGGAGCTTCTAGGCAACTTCATGTCGTCAAAATTCTCCGTCGATCATCGGATGCCCTCGTCAGAGCTACTCAGCGTTTCGAACAATCTCTCTCCTCGGCCGTATCACACCCCAACCTCCTTCAGACCATCGATGTCCTTCAGAACGAACATGGTGAGACCTGTCTAGTCATGGACTATTGTGCCGGTGGAAACCTGAACGCACTGATCGCCACGGCCGAGGATAGTATAGACGCACTTCAAGCAGACTGTTTCTTTAAGCAGATCATGCGTGCGGTGACGTATCTCCATGACAACGCAATTGCACATCGTGGTCTAAAGACGGAAAATATCCTTCTTACTGCCCATGGCGCGGTGAAAGTGGCCGACTTTGGGAGCGCAGAGTGGCTGCTAGATGAAGTTGCGGATGGGGTACATGCTGAGAACAGGATACGTCTACAATTGTCCTCATTGTACTCTCCACGAAAATTGCGGGGATCGATACCTTACCTTCCGCCGGAGGAGTTTAGTAACTATGCGACGGTTGATCCGAGAGCGGGCGATGTATGGGCCGCAGGGCTTGTGTACATGGCTATGAGATGTGGTCGGTTACTTTGGAGGATGCCTTGTGcggatgaggatggaggTTATAGTGCGTATCTGCGCGGACGACAAACTTATGATGGATATCCTCCGATTGAAGCGTTGGAAGAG ACACGCTGTCGCAATGTGATATATGCAATGCTGCATCCTGATCCTGTTCGAAGAATCAAGGCATCCGAGGTACTTCGGTCTGAGTGGGTGTATTATGTACAGGTGTGCGATGCAGGAGAAATAGGGTGGTAA
- a CDS encoding putative C6 transcription factor RegA codes for MASPFTSPRSAPGTRPLNRNLYQCGTCSQSFSRVDHLSRHVRSHTQEKPYKCPVCSKRFGRIDLLNRHSSLHNTDGDGPVSKKRRRNGCNTTMIARASQACTACAEDHLRCDEEKPCKRCQRRNIQCKVPPKQIDELSTSPTIPEMQNAGGDPSSLSNPTSKPDITNDQLYQMSASPPAEIPAADIWSQVPSHHAPTDPEIDVSASLTKAYPDLITPDSVDMLTAGLSMDSLSGVRTPRGLITFGLETDLDLSMVDLSFLESYNSRIPFQFDEHETPPSFSGSALGDCAAGTSYSTPNDRSMQRLRWHFVPEPQDHGYAEHNNLLLPTHADQNSTPRNFIDMDSYCNAESLDLASRDKILSIFLSQMKHPISQATLSFPSVELLDILIRYCLTSPRSNAKSWIHLATFTPKQTRPELLLAMAAMGAVLTPDPSLQKLGFAMQEVVRHQLPVVFESDNTMINNLELLQAYMLCLETGLWSGNNRKMEICESSRLPLITILRRRGLFHHSAYPPVLISPEDASDNLDSKWRSWVRQESFKRLVYNLLRHDAQLSMVLFTNPLLSYGEISLSIPCSRDLWTASSAQKWKELYCGRLAMGTTRIPTLLECIANLDLLECSKAVADTTLSCLSILCAMWGMVWEYRQFSILLAAQSRYWDNGILMVSRYQELVKMLKYFHMGYKNESKLHLNLILMHMHMSLEDVQILATLEDPKKTSGFPPSIHSWSQSKECRQALWHAGQVIRELKALPSQCLRDFMAVALYHASLTLWAYGMAISHATEDNAVSRPDSMGMNMENIVWLDGDDTEGVHRYIALEHGIPALHGAQPHIASASLAEPGAILELVLQIMHRNHYGEREPPLVENLVHLIEKLRDVSK; via the exons ATGGCCTCCCCGTTTACCTCCCCAAGATCCGCCCCGGGTACCCGGCCTTTGAATCGTAACTTGTATCAGTGCGGAACATGCTCTCAATCATTCAGCCGAGTTGATCATCTGTCCCGCCATGTTCGGTCCC ACACACAAGAGAAGCCTTACAAATGCCCAGTCTGCAGCAAAAGGTTTGGGAGGAT AGATCTTCTCAATAGACATTCGTCCCTCCACAATACCGATGGAGATGGGCCTGTGTCAAAGAAGCGCCGTCGGAATGGCTGTAACACTACCATGATTGCCCGGGCGTCTCAGGCATGCACTGCATGTGCAGAGGACCACCTCCGATGTGACGAGGAGAAACCGTGTAAACGATGTCAGCGAAGAAACATTCAGTGCAAGGTGCCCCCGAAGCAAATAGATGAGCTTAGCACCTCACCCACTATCCCTGAGATGCAGAATGCAGGCGGTGACCCAAGCTCTCTGAGTAACCCCACGTCTAAGCCTGACATCACAAACGATCAACTGTATCAAATGTCTGCCAGTCCTCCAGCAGAAATACCAGCAGCCGATATTTGGTCCCAGGTCCCGTCTCACCATGCTCCAACCGATCCGGAAATCGATGTCTCGGCGTCGCTAACAAAAGCCTATCCGGACCTTATAACGCCGGACTCAGTTGATATGCTTACGGCTGGTCTCTCTATGGATTCTTTGAGTGGCGTTAGAACGCCAAGGGGGCTGATTACATTCGGATTAGAAACAGACCTCGATCTTAGCATGGTTGATCTCAGCTTCTTAGAATCATACAATTCCCGAATCCCCTTTCAGTTTGACGAGCATGAAACCCCTCCATCATTTTCCGGTTCTGCCCTGGGGGACTGTGCGGCAGGTACAAGCTATAGCACACCCAATGATCGCTCTATGCAGCGATTGCGATGGCACTTTGTCCCTGAGCCGCAGGATCACGGATATGCTGAACACAATAATCTATTACTGCCCACTCATGCAGATCAGAACTCGACACCAAGGAACTTCATCGATATGGACAGTTATTGCAATGCAGAGAGCCTAGACCTTGCCTCGCGCGATAAGATACTGAGTATCTTCCTAAGTCAGATGAAACATCCAATTTCCCAAGCCACTCTGTCCTTTCCCTCTGTTGAACTGCTAGATATCCTGATCCGGTATTGTCTGACAAGTCCGAGGTCGAACGCCAAATCGTGGATCCATCTTGCCACATTTACTCCAAAGCAAACCCGGCCTGAACTCTTGCTTGCGATGGCAGCTATGGGAGCTGTATTAACGCCAGATCCTTCACTGCAGAAATTGGGCTTTGCAATGCAGGAGGTCGTCCGCCACCAGCTTCCTGTGGTGTTTGAGAGCGATAATACTATGATCAATAACCTTGAATTATTGCAGGCATATATGCTTTGCTTAGAAACCGGCCTCTGGAGCGGTAATAATCGAAAAATGGAAATCTGTGAAAGCTCTCGCCTGCCTCTAATTACAATTCTTCGGCGCCGAGGATTATTCCATCATTCAGCATATCCGCCTGTCCTCATTAGTCCAGAGGATGCAAGTGATAACCTCGATAGTAAATGGCGTTCCTGGGTGCGGCAAGAGTCTTTCAAGAGACTCGTTTATAATTTGCTGCGACACGACGCTCAATTGTCTATGGTTCTGTTCACAAATCCCTTGTTATCCTATGGTGAAATTTCACTTTCTATTCCTTGTTCTCGCGATCTTTGGACTGCGAGCTCAGCTCAAAAGTGGAAAGAATTGTACTGTGGGCGCCTCGCTATGGGCACGACACGGATCCCAACGCTTCTGGAGTGCATTGCAAATCTTGACCTCCTCGAATGCAGCAAAGCCGTGGCAGACACCACTCTTTCGTGTTTATCTATACTTTGTGCCATGTGGGGAATGGTCTGGGAATATCGACAGTTTAGTATTCTGCTGGCGGCACAATCTCGGTACTGGGATAATGGGATCCTGATGGTATCCCGCTACCAGGAGCTTGTCAAGATGCTAAAGTATTTCCATATGGGATACAAGAACGAAAGCAAACTCCATTTGAACCTTATTTTGATGCACATGCACATGTCGCTAGAGGATGTCCAGATTCTTGCCACGTTGGAGGATCCCAAAAAGACCTCAGGATTTCCGCCCTCGATTCATTCCTGGTCGCAAAGTAAAGAATGCCGACAAGCACTCTGGCATGCTGGACAGGTCATTCGAGAGCTCAAAGCTCTTCCTTCCCAATGTTTGCGGGACTTTATGGCCGTTGCCCTGTACCATGCTAGCTTGACTCTTTGGGCCTATGGCATGGCAATCTCCCATGCAACTGAAGATAATGCTGTGTCCCGGCCAGATTCCATGGGTATGAATATGGAGAACATAGTATGGCTTGATGGCGATGATACTGAAGGTGTGCATCGCTATATCGCTTTAGAGCATGGCATCCCTGCTTTGCATGGAGCTCAGCCGCATATAGCGTCTGCCTCTCTAGCTGAACCTGGCGCCATTTTGGAGCTAGTTCTCCAAATAATGCATAGAAACCATTACGGTGAGCGGGAGCCGCCTTTGGTAGAGAACTTGGTCCATCTCATAGAGAAATTACGGGACGTTAGCAAGTAA
- a CDS encoding putative short chain dehydrogenase — protein MSPKVALITGASRGVGAAVARALAADGDTSIVLNYGSNPEPAQSLIQELNSLRDNNTRSTEKPRFQALKANMADRADIRRLVSQTVQEMGRLDIVVSNVGWTRMTDFANLEEADNEADWDRCFNMNVKSHFFLFQECRKYLEKTQGAFIATASVAGVKPSGSSLPYAVTKAALIHLAKSLAAIAVPNIRVNTVSPGVLLTDWGRQFPGEKLDAVREKNVLKRFATPEDVAEQVKFLANSKSITGMNVVIDAGFSL, from the exons ATGTCTCCGAAAGTTGCACTGATAACTGGGGCATCGCGAGGCGTTGGGGCCGCCGTCGCTCGTGCGCTCGCCGCCGACGGTGACACCAGCATAGTGCTAAACTATGGATCCAACCCAGAGCCCGCACAAAGTCTCATCCAGGAATTAAACTCTTTGAGAGATAATAATACTCGCTCGACAGAAAAACCTCGATTCCAGGCTCTAAAAGCAAACATGGCAGATAGAGCTGATATTCGTCGGCTAGTCAGCCAAACGGTTCAGGAAATGGGCCGCTTGGATATAGTGGTCTCGAATGTTGGCTGGACACGAATGACAGATTTTGCGAATCTGGAAGAGGCCGACAATGAGGCTGACTGGGACCGGTGCTTTAACATGAATGTCAAGAGCCAttttttcctgttccagGAATGCAGAAAGTATCTGGAAAAGACGCAGGGGGCGTTTATTGCTACAGCGAGTGTTGCTGGTGTCAAGCCAAGTGGTAGCTCTTTG CCGTATGCTGTGACGAAAGCTGCCCTTATACATCTCGCCAAAAGCCTGGCAGCCATTGCGGTGCCAAACATTCGAGTGAACACCGTCTCGCCCGGTGTCTTGCTTACG GACTGGGGGCGACAGTTTCCAGGAGAAAAATTGGACGCCGTGCGTGAGAAGAATGTCTTGAAGCGATTCGCTACACCGGAG GACGTTGCAGAGCAAGTCAAGTTCCTTGCGAACTCCAAATCCATTACCGGAATGAATGTTGTCATTGATGCTGGGTTCTCATTgtag